The genomic stretch AGATCGGTCATGAAGAAACCCGGCGAAATGGAATTGCAGCGCACCCCGTGGGGAGCCCATTCGGCGGCAAGGGATTTGGTGAGGCCGATGATGGCGTGCTTGGACATGGCATAGACCGTCGCCCGGGGCCAACCACGATGGGCCGACAGGGAAGCAATGTTGATGATCGAGCCAGATCCGCGCGCGATCATGTCGCGGCCAAAGGCAATGGAAGCAAAGGTCACGCTCTCGATATTGGTGCGCATCACGACGGCGAACTCCTCGCGGGTGAGATCGAGCGTGGGCTTGATCACCGTGGTGCCCTGGCAATTGACCAGAATATCGGGAGTGCCCGTTTTGCTTGTGACGCTTGCGACCATCTCATCCAGCGCGGTGGGTTCATTGACGTCGGCAGGATGCAGGATCGTCTGCTCAGACAGAACACGGGCCGCTTGATCGAGCTTCTCACGGCTGCGCGCCACGATCGCGAGCCTTGCGCCTTCGCGGTCCATGGCTTCGGCAAGAGCCAGTCCAATGCCGCCGCTGCCACCTATGATGACCGCCGTTTTTCCCTTCAGCCTCATTGCCCGCTCCTCCTCTGAAAACGAATTATGTATACACAAATCATTTTTCCAGAGCCAGTCACCGGATTTCCTATTTTGCGAGAGTGAGGAAGGAAATGCCCTCGGTGCGGAATTCGTCCTGGATGAGATCGACGCGGGCGATCACGCGGTCACTTGAGGATTGCAGATGCCATTTGAGGCTTCGAGACGCGTCTTCGAACCGACCAGCAAGGAGACGATCCAGTATTTCGCGGTGCTCTGGCAGAAAGGGTTCGGAGCGAAAGAGCTTGGGGGTCCAACGGTAAAGAAACTGGTGCGCAACAAGGAGCGACTGATGCTGGATGATGGCCTGCATCAACGTATTCTGGCCACAGAAACCCAGCAACTGCACGTGCAATTGGTGTTCAAGCGCATCAAGAACCTCGCCATCGATCGTCTCGGCCTTGGCAATCGCTGCGTCGAGGTCGGCGCTCATTGTGTCGAGAAGACCATCCGGCAGGTTGGGGATGGCCTTGAGCAAGGCTGCGGGCTCCAGTAGCCAGCGCATTTCGTAAAGCTCGCCAATATGGTCGGGAGTAAGCGCCGGCGCATACCAGCGGGCACCATCGTCCTTGCGCACCAGACCGCGCTGCTGCAGGCGACCGACAACATCACGGGCGACCGTGCGGCTGACGCCGTAGTGACTGGCGAGAGCCACTTCGCTCAGCCGCCAGCTGCCAAAGGAGATGCGCGCAATGATTTCGTTCTCCACCTCCTGATAGATGCGCTCCCAGCTGGCGCTCGAATCAACGGAGACGGCCGGCTCGGGAAGACCGGTATCGCGGGCGGACGCAAGCAGTTGCGCATTGGCCACCACCAGATAACCGCGCCCCGAAGACTTACAAAGGAGACCTTCGGCCTCAAGCGCGGCCAGGGCGTGTCGTGCCGGCGCCCGTGAAATCCCGAACTCCGAGGCTAACTGCGACTCCTGCAGCAGCGCGCCATCAGCCAGAGCCCCCTGCGCGATCCTTGCCGCTACGATGTCCCTGATCTGCGTGTGAAGGCGCGGCACCGGGCCGAGCGGATTTGCAGCTGAGCTGGCCATGGTTTCGATGACGCCTTACCCCCTTGGTGCGATCAGCATAGCAATCACATTGTCGAAGGACAACATCTCCACCCCTTGCATCGCAGGTCAAATAATGTCTATTGTGCACATAAGACATTAAGGAGACGTAACGTGGTAGGGCGACTGACCGGCAAAAGGGCACTGGTCACAGGTGCCGGACAAGGGATAGGCAGAGCGGTGGCGCTGGCCATGGCGGCAGAAGACGCGCAGGTTATCGCGACCAGCCGGTCGCCGGACAAGCTTGCCGACCTCGATCGGGCAGACGCGATATCCGTATCGGCCATGGACGTGACCGACGACACGGCGATCAAGAAGACCTTCGCCGAAGTCGGGCCGGTGGACATTCTCGTCAACTGTGCCGGCTGGGTGCACAGCGGTACGATTCTGGACTGTGACGATGCTGATTGGGCGCGCAGCCTGGATCAGAATGTCACCGCCTGCTTTCGGACGATGCGGGCCGCCCTACCAGGAATGCTTGCCCGCGGATCTGGCTCGATCGTCAATATTGCCTCAGTCGCGTCCTCGATCACCGGAGTGGCGAACCGCGCGGCCTATGGCGCATCCAAGGCGGCGCTGATCGGGCTGAGCAAGGCGGTGGCCCGCGACTTCATCGGCCAGGGCATCCGTTGCAACGTTCTTGCGCCTGGCACAACTGAATCGCCGTCGCTGAACGAACGCATCAACGCCACGCCGGATCCGGCAGCGACTCGGGCTGCCTTTATCGCGCGCCAGCCCATGGGTCGGCTGGGCACGCTCGAGGAAATGGCCGCTGCCTGCGTCTATCTCGCGAGCGATGAGAGTACATTCACGACAGGGACGGTGCTTGTCGTTGATGGGGGGCAGACACTGTGAGCGGCTTAAGTGAACGCAGCGCAAAGCGCGCAGGGATTGTCCAACTCGACCGCTTCATTCGTACGGTGCTCGACGCAGTCGGCGTCGACGCAGCTAGCCGTGACGCGGCCACTCGCGCCATGCTGCACGGATCCCGCCTGGGCGTCGACAGTCACGGGGTCCGTCTGCTTGACCACTATGTCTCGGTGTTCGAGGGTGGACGGGTCAACAAGGCGCCCCGCCCCACTTTCCGACGTACCTTTGCCGGCGTTGGCCGTCTCGACGCCGACAACGGCCATGGTGCACTCGGCGCCTATCTCGGCATGCAGCATGCAATCGCGCTTGCCGAAGAGGCGGGAATAGGCGCTGTTTCGGTTTGCAATTCCTCACATTTCGGGCCGGCAGGAGCATTTGCGCTGGAAGCGGCTGAGAAGGGCTATATCGGCATCACATTCTGCAACTCCGACAGTTTCGTACGGCTGCACGGGGGTGCCGAAAGATTTCACGGCACCAATCCGATTGCCATGGCGGTGCCGATAAGCCAGCAGGATCCATGGCTTTTCGACATGGCAACCAGCGCCATTCCCTACAACCGGGTGAAGCTCTATCAGAGCCTCGGCAAGCCCCTGCCCGAGGCCACCGCATCAGACGGTTACGGGCGCGACACGTCAGACGCGTCACTGGTTGAAATGCTGGCGCCGCTGGGCGGCGAGTTCGGTTTCAAGGGTGCGGGCCTGGCCGGCATGGTAGAGATTTTCTCGGCCGTGCTTTCCGGCATGAAACTCAGCCATGAAATCCTGCCGATGGGCGGAACAGACAAGCACACGCCCCGACAAATGGGAGCTTTTACCCTTGCCATCCGGCCCGATGCAGTTGTGGACCGGAAAATCTTCGATGAGGGCATGCGGCGCTATGTCGAGGCGCTCAGAAACTCGGCGGTGCGCGAAGGTGCAGAAGTCATGGCGCCAGGCGACCGTGAATGGACGGTGGCCCGGGAGCGGGACGTCGCAGGCGTGCCGATAGATCCGGATACGCAGGCGGCCTTTGAGCGTTTGGCGCAGAGGCATGCCGTAGAGTTACCCTGGAACGCGTGAGCACCAGGGCGAATGCAGGACGGTGAGCTGAGGAGAGCCGCCGCAGATCAACCCAGTATTCCACACAAGGGAGGAACAGCATGAGAAAGACCATACAGCTTGCCGCAATGCTCGTGGCAGCCACGACCCTTACCGGAATTGCAAGCGCGCATGCCCAGGAAAACCACACGCTGCGTTTCAACCACGTGCTCGGCCCGTCCGAGCCCTTCCACCAGGGCTTCCTCGCATGGGCCGAAGCCGTCAAGGAAAGAACCAATGGCGGGCTGACCATCGAGGTCTTCCCCTCAGCCCAGCTTGGCGTCGAAGAAGACATCATCGAGCAGATCCGCCAGGGCGCCAATATCGGGCAGAACACCGATGCCGCCCGCCTCGGCAATTACGTCAAGGAACTGGCCGTGGTGAACGGGCCCTATTTCGTCGATAGCAACGAGGAGGCCTTTGCCCTTGCTACCGCGCCCTCCATGGTCGAATGGCAGCAGAAACTGGCGGATGAACACGGCATCAAGGTGGTCTGCTTCGACTGGGTTCAGGGCGACCGGCACTTCTTCACCAACAAGGCGATCCGCTCACCCGAGGACTTGGCGGGCCTGCGTATCCGCACCCCACCTGCCCCGATCTGGCAGGAATCCATCCGCGCACTGGGCGCAGCACCGACCGCCATGGCCTTCGGCGACGTCTATCCGGGCCTGCAGCAGATGGCGATCGATGGTGCCGAACTCGTTTACCCCAACATAACGGCCGGCAACCTCTTCGAGGTGCTCGACTATGCCAATGAGACGGCACATATCAAGCTGATCAACTTCCAGGTGGTGAGCAACGAGTGGTTCAACAAGCTGCCCGCCGACTATCAAACCGCTCTGGTCGAAGAGTGCCGTACGGCCGGACAGAATACGTCGGCCACCATGGCCGAGGCCGCCAAGACAGCAAAGCAGACCCTGGTCGACAAAGGCATGACCATTGTCGATGACATCGACCTTGCCCCGTTCAAGCAAGCGGGCATGGCAGCCTATGACGCCTTGGGCCTCAGCGAGGCGCGCGCCAAGATCTACAGCGAAATCGGCAAGAAGTAATCCGGCCCATTTCACCGGCGAGGACGCGGACTCATGCAAAAGCTCTACCAAGGCTTCATCAGGCTAGAAGCCATCCTCGCCGGAGCTTTCCTGCTTGTCATGGTGGCGATGATCTTTACCGGAGGCGTGGCACGGCTCAGTCGCATGCCACTCAACTGGACCATAGACATCGCCACCTGCGCCTTCGCCTGGGCCGCATTCCTGTGCGCAGACATCGCCTGGCGCAAGGATCTCTTCATGTCGATCGACGCTCTGGTGACCCGCTTCTCGCCATCCTTCCAGCGCCTGATGATGCTGATAAACTATCTGCTGATCGCGGCCTTCCTCGTCTATCTGATCTATTCGGGCTTCCAACTGACCTGGACCAGCAGGGCGCGCAGCTTCCAGGGGATCCCCGGCGTCAGCTACAGCTGGGTCACGGCCAGCTTGCCAGTGGGTGCGACCCTGATGCTCATCACCACGATCATCAAGATGCGACGCGACCTCGGACCCAATGCAGCCAGTACCAAGGGGGCCAGACCATGATCCTCGTGGCCATAGCCTTTCTCGTGCTGCTGGCGATGGGCATGCCCGTGGCATTCGCCATCGGTATTTCGGGGGCCATCTTTTTCGTTCAGCACCCCGAACTGCCCTTTACCATTCCCGTACAGGTGACCGTCAGCCAGACGCAGAATTTTGCGCTGCTGGCCGTGCCACTCTTCATTCTCGCGGGCAATTTCATGAACCGCTCGGGCATTACCGAGCAGCTCCTCAATCTCGCCCTCGTGATGACAGGACGCCTCAAAGGCGGTCTGGCGCAGGTTTCGATTGCACTATCCGCCCTGATGGGCGGCGTCTCTGGCTCGGCCATCGCTGACGCCGCCATGCAATCACGCATGCTGGGCGAACCCATGATCAAGCGTGGCTTTTCGCCCGGCTTTACCGCCGGCGTGCTTTCCTTCGGAGCGATCCTGACCCCGATCATCCCGCCCGGCATCGGCATGATTCTGTACGGCTCCATCGGTCAGGTTTCGATCGGACGCATGTTTGCCGCCGGCATCGTTCCAGCACTGATGTTGTGGCTTGCGCTGACGGTGGCCGTCTGGATTACCGCCAATGCCCGCAACTATCAGCCGGAGCGGAAAAGCCGCGTCACGCTGAAAGAACTGGGCACGGCGCTCCGCGGCGGCATCTGGGCGCTGCTCTTCCCGGTCATCCTCTTGTTCGGGTTGCGCGCGGGCATTTTCACCCCGTCCGAAATCGGCGCCTTCGCCGTGCTCTATGCCATATTTGTCGGGGTCATCATTTACCGCCAGCTCAAGGTGAAAAGCTTTGCCGAAGCGATGGAAGGCAGTCTTGGCGACGTTGGCTCGGTGATGTTCCTGATCGCGCTTTCAGCCATCTTTTCCTATGGCATCGTGCTTGAACGCGTACCCGAGGCGATTGCCGGCGCAATCCTGGGGCTGACGGACAATCTCTCGCTGATCATGGTGCTGATCGCCATTTCGGTGCTGATTGCAGGGCTCGTCATCGACGCCACCGTGCTGATCATCATGCTCACCCCCATCTTTCTGCCGCTGATCCGCAGCTTGGACGGAGATCCAGTCCATTTCGGCATTGTTTTCATCATCGCCGCCACCATTGGCAATTTTACCCCGCCGGTCGGTGCTGCGATGTATACGGTCTGCTCGATCCTGAAAGTGCGCATCGGCGACTACACCCGCGAGTCGATCCCCTTCATGATCGCCGTGAGTTTGGTGGCCATCATCCTGGTCTTCGTACCCGCAGCAGCATTGTGGCTACCCAAACTGCTGTTCGGCTGACCCGTGGATGGGGCGCATGCAAATGGTGAGCGAGAGAGACGCGATCGGGCTGGCGTAGACCAGCCCGGGCGCCAGCCGCTGAAGATCAGGGCTGGTCTGCGCCAATCGCATCGAGAGCGGCGCGCGCAACCTCTTCGTCCTGCTCGCCCGAGCCGGAGCCGATGCCGATACCGCCGACGAGGACACCATTCATCCGGATTGGCAGACCGCCCTTCAAGCCCGTGACGGCGCCCTGGGTTGCACCAGAGAGAAGGAGCCGTGCCTGTTCGGGAATGGAGGCTGTCGCGCCATTGATCGAGGCTGCCGTCCGCGCCTTGGCAAGCGCGCTCTTCAGTGACAGGAAGCGAGCTCCGCGCATGCGAAACGACCCAAGCACCACGCCGCTCTGGTCAACAATGACGATGCATTGCGGCTGCCCCATGTCACCCGCCTTGGCAATCGCCGCATTCAACATGGCCATCACACCACGATCCGTCATCTGCGCAGATTCTTCAAAGAATTCGCTCATGCTATCCGCTCTCCCTGTTCACGAAACGCGACCACCAGACCGGTGCTGCCAACGGCTTTCAAATGGCCGGGTGACGCGCTGCCGCTTCATGCCACACACGATGGAAAGAAGCGACAGACAATTGCGTGTGCAAGCCGGCAGGGACCATCACCCGCCGCTGCCAGCGGGGCTTGTTTCGCGGGCGGCGAACCATTGCCGGATGATGATCGGCATCGCAAGGGCCACGCCGATCACCGTGACAAGCATTTCCGGAACGACCAGCAGGATGGCCGATATCACCAGGACAAAACGTTCGATCCGCCAGAGCGTGGTGAAAAGCCAGCCGGAAATGGCAGCCGACAGCAACCAGATGCCCGCAAGCAGACCAGCGACGGCAAGACCAAAAGCCTGCCAGGTGAAATCCTGTGTCACGATCAGCACCGAGGGCGAAAAGACGAAGACGAAGGGCACCAGCACCTTGCCCATGGACAGGCGGAAGGCCGTATTGCCGGCCTTAAAAGCATTCGCCCCGGCAATGCCCGAAGCCGCATAGGCTGCAAGCGCGACCGGCGGCGTGATATCGGCGAGCACTCCGTAATAGAAGACGAAGAAATGCGCGACGATCGGCTCGACGCCGAGAAGGCCGAGGATCGGTGCTGCAACCGCGACCATGATGATGTAATTGGCGGTGGTCGGAATGCCGGCACCCATCAGGATGCAGACGACGGCGGTGAGGATCAGCGTGAAGAGCAGCGTCATGGTCGGAACCGTCATCACTTCAAACGGCAGGACCGCGAGCGTGGCATGCAGATCCGTTGCCCAGCCCTGTGCCAGCCCCGTCACCATATAGGCGAGCTTGAAGCCGACACCGGTCAGCGTCACGATGCCGATCACCACCCCGACAAGGGCTGCGGCCACAGTCACGGAAAGCGACTGCTTCGCGCCCATGACGAAGCCTTCCCAGAGCCCGAGCAGCGCCACGCGGAAGCCATCGGCCAGACCATGGCGGGTGACCGACTGGATGACGAGAACCACGATACAGGCAACGATTGCCCAGAAGGCCGCAGCGAAGGGCGTCCGGCCCGACAGCAGAACGACGATCAGAAGGATCAGCGGCAACAGGCTCAACCAGCCTTCACGCAGAACCTTCATCACATTCGGCAGTTCCGCCGCACTAAGGCCGCGCAGGCCAAGGCGGCGTGCTTCGAGATGAACCTGAACAAGCACGCCGTAGAAATGCATGAAGGCCGGAACAAGCGCCGCCGTCAGGATCATCGTCAGCGGAATGCCGAGATATTCGATCATGAGAAAGGCAACGGCACCCATGACAGGTGGCGTGATCTGGCCACCGGTGGAGGCAGCTGCCTCCACGGCGGCTGCGAAGTGGCGGGGATACCCGATCCGCACCATGGCGGGAATGGTGAGCGCACCGGTCGTGACCGTATTGGCGATCGACGAGCCGGAAATCGAACCAAGCAAGGCTGACGACAGAACCGAGACCTTGGCAGGTCCACCGGAATAACGACCGGCAGCGGCGGAGGCGAGGTCAATGAACAGCTGCCCCAGGCCGATCTTCGTCGCCATCACGCCAAACAGCACGAAATGGAAGACATAGGTGGCAATGACGCCAAGCGCGGTGCCGTAAATCCCCTGCGATGTCAGATAGAGGTGATTGACGATATTCGTCCAGCTTGCGCCCGGGTGGACAAGCACGCCCGGCATGGAACGGCCGAAATAGGCATAGGCCATGAACAGGATGGCAATCACCGGGAGCGGCCAGCCCATCG from Peteryoungia desertarenae encodes the following:
- a CDS encoding SDR family NAD(P)-dependent oxidoreductase, which gives rise to MRLKGKTAVIIGGSGGIGLALAEAMDREGARLAIVARSREKLDQAARVLSEQTILHPADVNEPTALDEMVASVTSKTGTPDILVNCQGTTVIKPTLDLTREEFAVVMRTNIESVTFASIAFGRDMIARGSGSIINIASLSAHRGWPRATVYAMSKHAIIGLTKSLAAEWAPHGVRCNSISPGFFMTDLNRERMPEARKQAALARTPYARFGNVAELAGAALYLASDESRFVSGTDINVDGGYLAAGI
- a CDS encoding GntR family transcriptional regulator, whose protein sequence is MASSAANPLGPVPRLHTQIRDIVAARIAQGALADGALLQESQLASEFGISRAPARHALAALEAEGLLCKSSGRGYLVVANAQLLASARDTGLPEPAVSVDSSASWERIYQEVENEIIARISFGSWRLSEVALASHYGVSRTVARDVVGRLQQRGLVRKDDGARWYAPALTPDHIGELYEMRWLLEPAALLKAIPNLPDGLLDTMSADLDAAIAKAETIDGEVLDALEHQLHVQLLGFCGQNTLMQAIIQHQSLLVAHQFLYRWTPKLFRSEPFLPEHREILDRLLAGRFEDASRSLKWHLQSSSDRVIARVDLIQDEFRTEGISFLTLAK
- a CDS encoding SDR family oxidoreductase, giving the protein MVGRLTGKRALVTGAGQGIGRAVALAMAAEDAQVIATSRSPDKLADLDRADAISVSAMDVTDDTAIKKTFAEVGPVDILVNCAGWVHSGTILDCDDADWARSLDQNVTACFRTMRAALPGMLARGSGSIVNIASVASSITGVANRAAYGASKAALIGLSKAVARDFIGQGIRCNVLAPGTTESPSLNERINATPDPAATRAAFIARQPMGRLGTLEEMAAACVYLASDESTFTTGTVLVVDGGQTL
- a CDS encoding Ldh family oxidoreductase, whose amino-acid sequence is MSGLSERSAKRAGIVQLDRFIRTVLDAVGVDAASRDAATRAMLHGSRLGVDSHGVRLLDHYVSVFEGGRVNKAPRPTFRRTFAGVGRLDADNGHGALGAYLGMQHAIALAEEAGIGAVSVCNSSHFGPAGAFALEAAEKGYIGITFCNSDSFVRLHGGAERFHGTNPIAMAVPISQQDPWLFDMATSAIPYNRVKLYQSLGKPLPEATASDGYGRDTSDASLVEMLAPLGGEFGFKGAGLAGMVEIFSAVLSGMKLSHEILPMGGTDKHTPRQMGAFTLAIRPDAVVDRKIFDEGMRRYVEALRNSAVREGAEVMAPGDREWTVARERDVAGVPIDPDTQAAFERLAQRHAVELPWNA
- a CDS encoding C4-dicarboxylate TRAP transporter substrate-binding protein, whose product is MRKTIQLAAMLVAATTLTGIASAHAQENHTLRFNHVLGPSEPFHQGFLAWAEAVKERTNGGLTIEVFPSAQLGVEEDIIEQIRQGANIGQNTDAARLGNYVKELAVVNGPYFVDSNEEAFALATAPSMVEWQQKLADEHGIKVVCFDWVQGDRHFFTNKAIRSPEDLAGLRIRTPPAPIWQESIRALGAAPTAMAFGDVYPGLQQMAIDGAELVYPNITAGNLFEVLDYANETAHIKLINFQVVSNEWFNKLPADYQTALVEECRTAGQNTSATMAEAAKTAKQTLVDKGMTIVDDIDLAPFKQAGMAAYDALGLSEARAKIYSEIGKK
- a CDS encoding TRAP transporter small permease, with the translated sequence MQKLYQGFIRLEAILAGAFLLVMVAMIFTGGVARLSRMPLNWTIDIATCAFAWAAFLCADIAWRKDLFMSIDALVTRFSPSFQRLMMLINYLLIAAFLVYLIYSGFQLTWTSRARSFQGIPGVSYSWVTASLPVGATLMLITTIIKMRRDLGPNAASTKGARP
- a CDS encoding TRAP transporter large permease yields the protein MILVAIAFLVLLAMGMPVAFAIGISGAIFFVQHPELPFTIPVQVTVSQTQNFALLAVPLFILAGNFMNRSGITEQLLNLALVMTGRLKGGLAQVSIALSALMGGVSGSAIADAAMQSRMLGEPMIKRGFSPGFTAGVLSFGAILTPIIPPGIGMILYGSIGQVSIGRMFAAGIVPALMLWLALTVAVWITANARNYQPERKSRVTLKELGTALRGGIWALLFPVILLFGLRAGIFTPSEIGAFAVLYAIFVGVIIYRQLKVKSFAEAMEGSLGDVGSVMFLIALSAIFSYGIVLERVPEAIAGAILGLTDNLSLIMVLIAISVLIAGLVIDATVLIIMLTPIFLPLIRSLDGDPVHFGIVFIIAATIGNFTPPVGAAMYTVCSILKVRIGDYTRESIPFMIAVSLVAIILVFVPAAALWLPKLLFG
- a CDS encoding GlcG/HbpS family heme-binding protein, yielding MSEFFEESAQMTDRGVMAMLNAAIAKAGDMGQPQCIVIVDQSGVVLGSFRMRGARFLSLKSALAKARTAASINGATASIPEQARLLLSGATQGAVTGLKGGLPIRMNGVLVGGIGIGSGSGEQDEEVARAALDAIGADQP
- a CDS encoding TRAP transporter permease produces the protein MQKHETSNETPQLSAEELQAIEQRFDPETRFRTVSPKLSYAVGAILFLLSAYHFYTAGFGIPRATTHAGAHLGVTLFLVFLSFSALSGRITTPSWHAPLGLPLIDWLFALSGAAAAFYVPWVYDQLAFRVGNPLTIDIVMGTVLIVALLEAVRRSMGWPLPVIAILFMAYAYFGRSMPGVLVHPGASWTNIVNHLYLTSQGIYGTALGVIATYVFHFVLFGVMATKIGLGQLFIDLASAAAGRYSGGPAKVSVLSSALLGSISGSSIANTVTTGALTIPAMVRIGYPRHFAAAVEAAASTGGQITPPVMGAVAFLMIEYLGIPLTMILTAALVPAFMHFYGVLVQVHLEARRLGLRGLSAAELPNVMKVLREGWLSLLPLILLIVVLLSGRTPFAAAFWAIVACIVVLVIQSVTRHGLADGFRVALLGLWEGFVMGAKQSLSVTVAAALVGVVIGIVTLTGVGFKLAYMVTGLAQGWATDLHATLAVLPFEVMTVPTMTLLFTLILTAVVCILMGAGIPTTANYIIMVAVAAPILGLLGVEPIVAHFFVFYYGVLADITPPVALAAYAASGIAGANAFKAGNTAFRLSMGKVLVPFVFVFSPSVLIVTQDFTWQAFGLAVAGLLAGIWLLSAAISGWLFTTLWRIERFVLVISAILLVVPEMLVTVIGVALAMPIIIRQWFAARETSPAGSGG